The uncultured Methanolobus sp. sequence TAATACCACCGGAAGTTGAACCGGCACATCCGCCTATGAACATTACTGCCAGCAGTACGATCTTCGCAGAATCAGCCCATAAGTTGAAATCTACCGTTGCAAAACCGGTTGTGGTCATAATAGAGACTACCTGGAAAACCGCATATCTGAAAGATGTAAGTATCGTTTCACCCATATCATTCCAGAGGCTGAAAGTAAGTAATGCAGTTGCAACAAGCGTGACAGCAGTGTAGAACTTGAACTCATCATCCTTTACCAGACTTTTTTTGTCAGTGTATAAAGTACGATAATGGAGCGCAAAGTTAGCCCCTGAAATAAACATAAACAGCGTGATAATACCTTCTATTAAAGGACTATTAAATGCAGCAATACTCAGACCATATGGGGAAAAACCACCACACGCCATTGTTGTAAATGTATGGGTCACCGCATCATAAAAAGACATCCCAGCAAGCAGTAGGGCAATAACTTCCAGCAGGGAAATAGAACAATAAACCAGCCAGAGAATTTTAGCTGTTTCCCTGATCCTCGGTTTGATCTTATCTTCCGTCGGACCGGGAGCTTCCGCCCTGAACAACTGCCTTCCTGCAACACCAAGTTTTGGAAGGATGGCAATGAAAAGCATGATAATACCCATACCCCCAAGCCATTGGGTCAGACTGCGCCAGAAAAGTATACTGCGGGAATGGGCTTCAATATCAAGAAGAACTGTTGCCCCGGTTGTCGTAAAACCGGACATTGACTCAAAAACAGCATTAATAGGACTTATACCATCA is a genomic window containing:
- a CDS encoding TrkH family potassium uptake protein; translated protein: MKYEVILNVLGGLLRFLGAIMILPLLVAVYYGDSLYPFLVAVSITGLTGILLSKRYKSSDEWKTREGFAIVALGWLSAAIFGSIPFMVDGISPINAVFESMSGFTTTGATVLLDIEAHSRSILFWRSLTQWLGGMGIIMLFIAILPKLGVAGRQLFRAEAPGPTEDKIKPRIRETAKILWLVYCSISLLEVIALLLAGMSFYDAVTHTFTTMACGGFSPYGLSIAAFNSPLIEGIITLFMFISGANFALHYRTLYTDKKSLVKDDEFKFYTAVTLVATALLTFSLWNDMGETILTSFRYAVFQVVSIMTTTGFATVDFNLWADSAKIVLLAVMFIGGCAGSTSGGIKVVRFLLLLKYARRALFKSIHPRAVQPIKFNNKTVPDDVMHAIVSFVVIYLMIFAVSTGLLSLMGMDIISSITASIATLGNIGPGFSLVGPMANFDVVPFVGKILLIINMWVGRLEVFTVIVMLTPEFWRR